The sequence TTTTGGACATTGGTCTTCTTGGCATTAGAGGGAGTGCTGAGGCTGTGGTCATGGCTAGGAGTCACATTCAGCAGTTTGTAAAGCTCTTTGAGAGTAATGAGAATCTACCCAGCAGTCAAAAAGAATCAGAGGTGAAAAGGGAATTTAAACAGTTTGTTGAAGCCCATGCAGACAATTATACAATGGACTTGTTGATTTTGCCCACTTCCTTGAAAAAAGAACTTTTGACACTCACACAAGGTGAGGAAAATCTTTCTGAAGCAGGAGATGATTCCCAACAAACAGAATTTACACAGGATGCAGCCACAGGACTGAATATTTCCAGAGATGAAATTGTTCTACAGGAAGATGCAAGAAATGAAGCAGGAACTCCTGtttctgaacttacaaaacaaatggaTACAGTCTTGTCTAGTTCACCAGATGTACTTTTTGTTCCAGTAAATGGCCTAACCCCAGATGGAGAGTCTCTACTATGCAAagagagagtttgtaacaaaagGAGGTTTTCTGATTCTGAAGAAAGACATACCAAGAAGCAGTTTTCTTTAGAAAACGTTCAAGAAGGGGAGCTTTTACATCATGGTAAGACATCAGCTGGAAGTGTAATCATTGACCTATCTGACTCTTCTAATGATTCTGAAAATTTATGTCCAGATATAAAAGACACTACTGAGGAAATGGAATACAGCATCCTTGTAAACTTTTTTAAAACCATGGGCTATTCCCAAGAAATTGTTGAAAAGGTCATTAGGGAGTTTGGGCCATCTACTGAACCATTATTGCTCTTAgaggaaattgaaaaagaaaataaaagggttCAAGAAGACAGAGAATTTTCAGCTGGTACTATGTATCCAGAgaccaacaaaataaaaaataagggcaTTTGTAGCAGCATAAATGAGCTTACAGTGGATTCTActccaaagaaaaaacagactcaCTCTCAGAAAAATATGGTAGAAAAATGTTCTCATTTACCATTCAGAGTGGAATCAAAACCATGTACCTCAAATTGCAAAATTAATACCTTCAGAACAGTGCCAGCAGAACAAAAACAAGAAATCTGGGGTTCAAGCCAGAACTACATTTGTAACATAGACCTTGAAACTGATGGCCTTTCACCCTCTGTTGCCCCTTCAAGCCCCAAAGAAGTTGTCAATTTTGTTTCAAGGGGTGCTGCTAGACACCAGCCCAAAATTCCAGGTTTTCCTGAAAATGGTTTGCAGCAGCAAGCAGAACCCTTGCTTCCAAACAATTTGAAATCTGCCTGTGAAAGCCATTCAGGATGTTGTAGCTCTCCTCAATCTAAATCAAATTGTCCACCCCTTTCTCCACCCATACCACTGTCCCAGCTGCTACCTTCAGTTACTGATGCAAAGTTGGCAGGACCATCAGATCATATTGATTCCTCAGTTACGGGGGTTCAAAGATTTCGAGACACTCTCAAAGTACCCTACAAGCTGGAATTGAAAAATGAACCAGGGAGAACAGATTTGAAGCACATTGTTATAGATGGGAGCAATGTTGCAATTAGGTAAGTCCACTCTCTCAAATTCTATTAGAGTTTTAAATAAGGCTCTAAGTGGCATCTCAAAATCACATGTATTTATAGAAACTACACTATACATCTTTCTGACTGATCTGTAGCTGTATGGGGGTGGTAACAGTTGGTTGGAAAGGTTTTGTTGTTCCATCTTCTGGAGTCATGAATTTTGCTTCACCTGCTGACCTTGTATTTTTGAGGGCAAGAGAAGATAGAATTTTATCTTTTCACATTACATTTCCCATTGATAAGCAgtatagagattttttttttattcatagcTGACCTTATATTTTCGAGGGCAAGAGAAGATAGATTATCTTTTCACATTACATTTCCCAGTGATAAGCAgtatagagatttttttttattccttaagttttctttttctttttttttttttttaaagatttatttatttaatttccccccctcccttggttgtctgttcttggtgtctatttgctgcgtcttgtttctttgtccgcttctgttgtcgtcagcggcacgggaagtgtgggcggcgccattcctgggcaggctgctctttcttttcacgctgggcggctttcctcacgggcacactccttgcgcgtgggctcccccacgcgggggacacccttgcgtggcacagcactccttgcgcgcatcagcgctgtgcatggccagctccacacgggtcaaggaggccccgggtttgaaccacggacctcccatatggtagacggacgccctaaccactgggccaaagtccgtttccctcattaaGTTTTCAATACCATGAATACCATTAGGTTCTGAGTATGAGAATGGAGcttaagaagaaaaaacagatttttctgtccttttatgtcAGAATGTACCAGGTCTCTAGCCAAGAGTGTGTAGTATGGTAGGTGTGAGACACTGCTGTTATTCTCCTATTGATAAATTGATAGCAATTTCCTGTCTAATGAAGCTAGTCCATTTGAGCTTTGTTGTGGGCTTCTGCTCTTCctaacattttgtatttttgcttttagtAAAAAGAGTTAACCAATAATACCAAATTAGACCTTCCTGGAATGCCTCTTAGGATGCTCATTTTATACCTGCCTTGTGGTGtttgttgttattctttttctccaGGGGGCAATTTAATATAGTGGTTAAGCAGAGTGTAAGGGTTGAATCAGAATCTCCACTCCAGCTATTTGATCTTGGGCAGGTATCTTAACTCTTCTGGCCTTCAGTTCCTGCAGTCTGTAGCCTTTGACCTGTCTAAACGATGTTTTTATTGTGCCATTTCAACAACTGCTAGGTAAAGTCTCCCTCCAGTTTTTAAAGTCAATCTCCCATTGATTTTGAAGAAACATTCAAAGTCTAGCATTTATAGCCACAGTTCAAGAAAAGAAGTAGCAAGGCATAGAACAAGGGAGATGTtgccaaatctttaaaaaaaaaattttttttctgaattgctGAGAGTTTGTGTGACCTCTTTCCTAGGACTTTTGAAAGATCAATTACTGCCTTGAGTTTTTAGGCATACTGATgagattgaaaaataaattttattcctGAGATATATGATTTCTTactatattgtttaaaaaaattttattatgagaATTTTCTACAGATACACAAGAGACAGAATAATATAATGGATCTCCATGTGTTCCTCATGCAACTTCAAGTTATCAACTAATGACCAACCTTGTTTCATCGATGCCCCCCCTACATTCCCCCATGTTATTCTGAAGGAGATCGCAAATATGCCATTTAACTCATGagtattttaatatgtatttctaaaaatacaaagtttttttgtttttttattttttaaatgaattattgaTGCTgttttttctgttaaaaaaaatgcCAGCATTTTAAATGTTAAAGTTTGAAAACAGCAGTAGAAATATGTAATATGCCTATCTTCATTTCCAGATAATACTGTTTATTgtcatttcactttattttttggcAGTTATAGTTGGGGGAAATCCACAGCCGCATAGCATTACCtaagtaaaaatgtaaaatgcaatTTTACTCACCCACATTTCAAGCCCAGCACCAGTTTCTCATTGTTAGGATTTCTTGAgccaaatggtgaaaaaaaaattaggtcatGATTATGAGTAATATTAACCCCTTTTCACTTTTCTATTTGTGGAAAGATTTTCCCAAATTGATGTTCAAagaataagaaatgcaaattaacatAGAATGAGAGTGTTATGTGTTATGACACT is a genomic window of Dasypus novemcinctus isolate mDasNov1 chromosome 18, mDasNov1.1.hap2, whole genome shotgun sequence containing:
- the N4BP1 gene encoding NEDD4-binding protein 1, which translates into the protein MAARAVLDEFTAPAEKAALLELSRGRIEGLFGVDLAVLGALGAEEPLPARIWLQLHGAQEAVHSAKEYIKGICEPELEERECYPKAMHCIFVGAQSLFLKSLIQDTCADLCILDIGLLGIRGSAEAVVMARSHIQQFVKLFESNENLPSSQKESEVKREFKQFVEAHADNYTMDLLILPTSLKKELLTLTQGEENLSEAGDDSQQTEFTQDAATGLNISRDEIVLQEDARNEAGTPVSELTKQMDTVLSSSPDVLFVPVNGLTPDGESLLCKERVCNKRRFSDSEERHTKKQFSLENVQEGELLHHGKTSAGSVIIDLSDSSNDSENLCPDIKDTTEEMEYSILVNFFKTMGYSQEIVEKVIREFGPSTEPLLLLEEIEKENKRVQEDREFSAGTMYPETNKIKNKGICSSINELTVDSTPKKKQTHSQKNMVEKCSHLPFRVESKPCTSNCKINTFRTVPAEQKQEIWGSSQNYICNIDLETDGLSPSVAPSSPKEVVNFVSRGAARHQPKIPGFPENGLQQQAEPLLPNNLKSACESHSGCCSSPQSKSNCPPLSPPIPLSQLLPSVTDAKLAGPSDHIDSSVTGVQRFRDTLKVPYKLELKNEPGRTDLKHIVIDGSNVAISHGLKKFFSCRGIAIAVEYFWKLGNRNITVFVPQWRTRRDPNVTEQHFLTQLQELGILSLTPARMVFGERIASHDDRFLLHLADKTGGIIVTNDNFREFVTESVSWREIITKRLLQYTFVGDIFMVPDDPLGRSGPRLEEFLQKEVFLRDLQPLLNALPKVGVFDPSFRVPGTQAASTSHQPPARIQGAPPSHWLPQQSHFPLLPSIPSIQQNLSMPAQRSSAETSELREALLKIFPDSEQRLKIDQILVAHPFMKDLNALSAMVLD